The Deltaproteobacteria bacterium genome includes the window TCGCTGGCGGGCATTTCGCCGCAGGTCGCTATAACACGGGCAGCATCTTCTGCTTTGGCCGTGGCCTTGGCTGCTCGTCGGGCAGCCTTAGTCGCTTTTTCCTCAGCCTCCTTGGCGGCGGCCTTCAGTTTTGCCATAGCTTCTTCGTCCGCAGATGCATTTCCTGCCATCTCTATTTCAAGAAGCCTCTCTTGTGCTTCTTCAGCTGCCGCTTTGGCATCTTTCTCCGCCTGTTTGGCCTTCTTATCAAAATCCAATGCGGCATCACGCAGTGTTGCCAACTCCCCGGCCTGTCCTTCTTCCGGTTCCGCCTCAAGGTCAATATCCTCTCCGGCCAATACGGCTGCTGCTATTCTCAGCCGGGGAAGCAGTTCTTGTAACGGCGCCCCAAAAGGACCGATCAGTTGACCCTTTCGAAGGCGGAAAGGAAGAAAAACCAGTGGGGCGTCAGCAGAGTGGGTGACAATGGCCTTGGCGCTTACCGTGGTGACCACTTCCGGCTCGGCCTGAATGCGCACCTCCTCTAGCATCTCTTCAAGGCCATGGACTGTATGCTCTCTTAGATAACTGAAACTTGTCCCCAGAACCCTTATTTTTGCATCCTCCCAGGCCTCATTTCTAGTCATCAAGTATGCCAGCAGAAGCATCAGGCGGCTGGTTGCATCGTCCTGCCACCAGATATCAATCCGACGGTCATGATGAGGCGTGCTTTCCAAAGTCTTCCACGCGATTTCTTTCCCATCGAACAAGATGATGTTACGTCCAAGACGAAAGACCGTATTGAGCTTTTGGCCAAATCCTGCTGCTTGCCAGCCGTCGACTGCAGCAGTATCCAACTGTTCCGGCCAGTTAAGGAGTAAGATATTCGCCTTCAGGGGACCAACCCCATAGGCTTGCACAAAATTGTAAATTCCATCTTGCAGATTGGGCACCACCATGACCTGGGCAAAGGCATTAATCCCGTGACGAGCAACATCTTTTTCAAGTCCCAGTTGCGCCTCCTCTTGGACTTTAAGCATTTTTACACCCGTACCTTCCAGAAACTGGACCACCGTTGTGAGACCGGCGCCACCCTCAAGCCACGAGGCAAAATGCAGCAGTCTGCCCCTGCGCTCTGGATCATCCGATAAAGCCAGCAGTTGAGGGCGCCAATCCCGTGGGTGTTCCGGTACTGCGGATGCAGACAAAAGATGTTCTCGGATGTGTTGGAAGTGATACGACCGCCGGCTGTCAGCCCATCGCGCAGGGCCGGATGTCCGCCGAAGGTATTGGAAAATGCCGAACAAAACGGCTATGGCCACAGCCCCGGCAGCAAGGTTGATAGCAAGCATGGCGCCGAGACAGGTGAGACAACCCAGAAGGCTTAGTCGCATATCAAACCAGCGAAATCGAGGACGGAAGGAGGGGCTTGCCGATCGGGCCTCGTAAAAGGTCGCGTAGTTAAGCAGCCCATAAGAGATAAGGAAAAACATAGATACGACGGGTGCAATCAGGTTCAGCTTGCCCAAGCCGATCGTAGCGAGGGCAATAGTGCCGGAAAGCAACACCCCTCGCCTGGGATTACTGCTCGGACCAGCGCCTTGGGCAAAGGGAAGCAGGAAAGGAAAAATCCGATCCTGTGCCAGTGACTGAAGGATGCGAGGCGCCCCAAGAAAGGAGGCCATGGCAGAGGATAAGGTGGCGCCAATAACACCAGCGTCTATGAGAAATCCGATGCTTGCCACCCGCTTCATGGCCCCATAATCGCCTGTGAGCATTTCACGAGAGGTAGTGCCGGCAAAAAGGATGGCCACCGCGAAATAGACGACGATCGATAGCCCTACTGCTGAAAACGTCCCCAATGGTAGGCTCTTGCCTGGATCCTTCAGGTCGCCGGACATACTCACGCCCTGGGTGAACCCGGTAACCGCGGGGAAAAAGATGGCAAAAAGGACCCAAAATCCGGGGCCGCTTGTGGCCCTGGCCCAGTTTTGGGCAAATATTGCAGCATCCCATTTCCCGGGGGCTCCAGCAAAAAAGGACAAGAGCGCCAGAGCCAGCATACTCATGATGACATATTGAAGCCGGGTGGCCCAATCTGCACCGAGCCAAGAAAAGATGAAAAGGAACAGGACGGCCACCACCGAGATAATCTGGGGCGTTATTTGGATTCCGTCTGGAAGCAAGCCAACCAGCGCTTCACCGAATCCTATGCAGTAGAAGGCAATTGAAACGGACTGGGCGAGGAATAGAACGACCCCTATAGCACCACCAAACTCCGATCCGAGAGTGCGTGAGATAAGATAGTAGTCTCCGCCCTTTTTGACTTTGAGATTTGTCGCAATAGCGGAAAGAGATATGCTGGTAAGAACAGATATGGCATTTGCCAGTCCGATAATGATCAGTGCCCGACTTAGACCCGCACTCCCAACCACGTATCCCAAACGCAAAAACAGAATAATCCCCAGTATGGTTAGAATGCTGGGCGTAAAAACCCCGGCGAATGTTCCCAAGGTGCCGTCCTGGGTTTTTACTTCCTGTTCCGGGAGAATACTCTTTTGCATGTTTCACATGGGAGGTCAGGGAACCCTCGTCACAAAAAAAACTATGATTCAGAGCCACTTCTTTCGCCTAAAATAAAACATCAGCGACACAAAAGTAGCAATCATTACGCCCCAAGCCGCAAAATAGCCCCAGC containing:
- a CDS encoding amino acid permease gives rise to the protein MQKSILPEQEVKTQDGTLGTFAGVFTPSILTILGIILFLRLGYVVGSAGLSRALIIIGLANAISVLTSISLSAIATNLKVKKGGDYYLISRTLGSEFGGAIGVVLFLAQSVSIAFYCIGFGEALVGLLPDGIQITPQIISVVAVLFLFIFSWLGADWATRLQYVIMSMLALALLSFFAGAPGKWDAAIFAQNWARATSGPGFWVLFAIFFPAVTGFTQGVSMSGDLKDPGKSLPLGTFSAVGLSIVVYFAVAILFAGTTSREMLTGDYGAMKRVASIGFLIDAGVIGATLSSAMASFLGAPRILQSLAQDRIFPFLLPFAQGAGPSSNPRRGVLLSGTIALATIGLGKLNLIAPVVSMFFLISYGLLNYATFYEARSASPSFRPRFRWFDMRLSLLGCLTCLGAMLAINLAAGAVAIAVLFGIFQYLRRTSGPARWADSRRSYHFQHIREHLLSASAVPEHPRDWRPQLLALSDDPERRGRLLHFASWLEGGAGLTTVVQFLEGTGVKMLKVQEEAQLGLEKDVARHGINAFAQVMVVPNLQDGIYNFVQAYGVGPLKANILLLNWPEQLDTAAVDGWQAAGFGQKLNTVFRLGRNIILFDGKEIAWKTLESTPHHDRRIDIWWQDDATSRLMLLLAYLMTRNEAWEDAKIRVLGTSFSYLREHTVHGLEEMLEEVRIQAEPEVVTTVSAKAIVTHSADAPLVFLPFRLRKGQLIGPFGAPLQELLPRLRIAAAVLAGEDIDLEAEPEEGQAGELATLRDAALDFDKKAKQAEKDAKAAAEEAQERLLEIEMAGNASADEEAMAKLKAAAKEAEEKATKAARRAAKATAKAEDAARVIATCGEMPASDEKKSQTSGESKTVEKSNMEPKQGI